In Candidatus Accumulibacter cognatus, the genomic window GAATTGCTCCTGGCCGGTGACGAAGTCAGCAGTTTCCAGGGGGCTGAACGGCTCTGGCGCCTGCATGTCCACAAGGCGGTGCGCCACCGCGGCGTGCTGAAGCTGCGCTGGCGCCCTGGAGAGGTTTCTCCCAATTCACTGCTGACCGGATCGTGGGAGGAGGCTCTGGCTCGCCAGCAGGCACAAGCGCTACGCAACCAGTGGCGGCGTTTTCGCATCGCGCGCATCACCAACGAAAGCTCGACCATCAAGTCGTTCCACCTCGAAGCCACCGACGGCGCCGGTTTGCCGCTCTTCAAGGCCGGGCAGCACCTGCCCGTCCGGCTGGCCCTTGCCGTGGGCGCCGCGCCGGTCATTCGCACCTACACCCTGTCGGCGGCACCGTCGGATGGCTACTACCGTATCAGCGTCAAACGCGAAGGACGCGTTTCGCAGTTCCTGCATGAGCACACCGCCATTGGCGATGAAATCGAGGCCCGTGCGCCGCTGGGCAATTTCGTCGTGGACCCGCACGAACTCCGCCCGCTCGTCCTCCTGTCGGCCGGGGTGGGCATCACCCCCATGCTCGCCATGCTGCGCGAGGTGGTGTACGAAGGCGTGCGTACCCGCCGCGTCCGCCGGACGTTTTTCGTCCATGCGTCGCGCACGCTGGCCGAACGGGCCTTCGACGGCGAACTCCAGGAACTGATCGCGCGTGCCGATGGTGCGGTCGAGGCGCTGCGCATTCTCAGCCAGCCCGAACCCACGGCCGTTCTCGGCGACGACTATGACCTTCAGGGCCGCATCGATCTGCCCTTCCTGAAGGCCATCCTGCCCTTCGACGATTTTGATTTCTACCTCTGCGGTCCGGCGGCGTTTGCGCAGGACCTGTACGATGGCTTGCGGGCGATGCGGATTGCCGACGAGCGAATCCACGTCGAGCAGTTTGGCCCCTCGTCACTGCGCCGACGGGAGCTGGATACGGTCACGGAAAGCCGCCTGCCCACCTTGCCGGTTGCCGAAGCTTCCGTCGCCGTCGTGTTTGCGCAGTCGGCCAAGGAGGCCCGCTGGCAGCCGGGCGGCGGCAGCCTGCTGGAACTGGCGGAAGCGCGTGGCCTGACGCCGGAATTCAGTTGCCGTGGCGGTTCCTGCGGTACCTGCAAGACCCGCTTGCTGGCAGGCCAGGTCAGCTATACGTCGCCGCCGGCCGTCGCACTGGCCACGGACGAGATTCTGATTTGCTGCTCGGTGCCGGCGGCAGGTGCCGGCAACGTGGAGGGTCTGGTGCTGGACTTGTAACGCATCGATGGCACCGATTCCCGGCAGTAGCGGGCATCGGCAACGATGGACCCGAGACAGGGGGGTTGCTCATGAATACACGGGAAGTTGATGTCGCCATTATCGGCGCCGGCACGGCCGGAATGTCCGCCTACCGCGCCGCGCTGGCGCATACCCGCAGCGTCGTGGTCATCGAGGGAGGTCCGTACGGGACGACCTGCGCCCGCGTCGGCTGCATGCCCAGCAAGCTGCTGATTGCCGCCGCCGAGGCCGCGCATGCGGCAAGGCACGCCGACGCCTTCGGTGTCGCCGTCGACTCGCTGCGGATCGATGGCGCCGCCGTCATGCGGCGCGTTCGTGACGAACGTGACCGCTTTGTCGGCTTCGTCACCGAGGCGGTGGAGCATTGGCCACCCGAGCACCGCCTGCGCGGTCACGCGCGCTTTGTCGATAGCCACACCTTGCAGCTTGGCGAGCACACGCGCGTAAAGGCGCGGCGCATCGTCATCGCCACCGGCTCGCACCCGAACGTACCGACCCACTGGCGCGAAGCCGCTGGCGATCGGCTGATCGTCAACGACGACGTCTTTGCCTGGCAATCGCTGCCGCAGTCGGTCGCCGTCCTCGGTAGCGGGGTGATCGCTCTGGAGTTGGCGCAGGCCCTGCATCGACTGGGTGTGCGCGTCTGTCTCTACGGCCGCAGCGCGCGCGTCGGCCCACTCACCGATCCCATCCTGCAGGCCGAAACGCGCAAGGTCTTCGCACAGGAGCTGTCGATGCGCCTGGGGGCGTCCGACCTGCATCTCCGGCGTGTCGGCAACGAGGTCGCCGTCCGCGTCGGTGACGAGGATGCGGCTGCTGAACAGCGCTACGAGTGGATACTGGCGGCGAGTGGCCGCCCCCCCAATCTGCAGGCACTCGACTTGCCGCAGAGCGGCCTGCCGCTGGACGCGCGTGGTGTCCCGCTGTTCGATCCCGGTACCGGCCAGGTCGCCGACAGCCACGTCTTCATCGCCGGGGACGCCACCCATGAACGGGAGATCCTCCACGAGGCAGCGGACGAGGGCCGCATCGCCGGTGACAATGCCGGCCGCTTCCCCGATGTGCGCGTACGTCCGCGTCGCGCTCCGCTGTCGGTGGTGTTCTCCGATCCGCAGATCATGCTCGCCGGACAGAGTCACGCGCAGTTGCTGCGCTCCGGGGTGGACTTTGCCGTGGGAGAGGTCTCGTTCGAGGATCAAGGGCGCAGCCGCGTGATGCTGAAGAATCGCGGTGCCCTGCATCTCTATGCCGAGCGGAGCAGTGGTCGCCTGCTGGGGGCCGAAATGCTCGGACCGGCGGCTGAGCATCTGGGGCACCTGCTGGCCTGGTCGGTGCAGCGAGGCGACAGCGTGCAGGCGATGCTCGACAGTCCCTTCTACCACCCGGTCATCGAAGAGGGCCTGCGAACGGCGCTGCGCGGGCTGCAACGTGCCTTGCGCATGGGGCCGCCGCCGGTCGAGCGTTGCCTGGACTGTGGTCCGGGCGCGTAAACTTCGGACCGGGCGCCCTGGTTCTGAAGTGGACGCTCTTGCTGGCGCCACGCCGGACAGCCGCCAACCTTGGGCTCACGAAGACGCCATCAGGCACTATCGCCAGGCGACCGAGCGCCAAGTCGTGCTGCGCGACTTGGCCGGCGAAGGCCGCGTCCGCAGCAACCTCGCCAACACGCTGCGCCGCCTCGGCCGGCTCCAGGAAGCGCGCCAAGCGAGCTTGCAGGCGCGCGACACGTACCTTGCCTACCGCCGCGACGGCGGCGAGAGCCATACCGGAGGTGCGCTGCTGGTGGCCGAAATCGCCCGCCTACTGCTCGCCGGCGAGCGACGCGCCCGGACTCGACTACGATGATGCCGCCGAAATCCTGCTGCTGCTCGACCGCCTGGCGGCCGCCGGGCGCTAAGCCCTGGGGTCGTCGAGCGCGCGATGGAGGTCATCGGAGCAATCGTGGTGGCGGCATTGTCTTGTGCACAGTGCAAGGGATGGTTCATCACGCAGCGTCGCGGCATCGGGACAAGATCTACGCTTCAGGCGCTGCACGTTTTTCTTGTGTTGATACCGCTTGACATGCTACGGGAAACCCGTAGAGATGAAATCCTGCGTACCGTGATCGAAACCCCGACATTCCAGAAACAGGCCGCGAAGCTGTGGTCCGAAGACGAGCGGCTGGCCTTCATCGACTGGATTGCCGCGAATCCGCTGGCCGGGGACGTGATCCCGGGTGCGGAGGGCGCACGCAAGGTTCGCTGGAGCCGTGCCGGGTCTGGCAAGTCTGGCGGGGCGCGGGTGATCTACTTCAATCTGAGCGCGCGGGAAGTCGTGCTGCTGGTGGCGGCGTATGGCAAGGCGGAACGCAGCAACATGCTGCCCGTCGAAATCGACAAGGTGGTGTGAGATGGAGATGACGCGAATGGACATCGAGAAGGTGGCAACGGCGATCGAGGCCGATGCCGGTGAAGCGCTGCCGGACCTGCGACAGGCGCTTGCCGAGGCGAGGGACGGGATGGGGCGGGTTACGACGCCCGAACAAATTCTGGTCCGCGAGGCGCGGAAGCAGTCGGGCCTGACGCAAGCGGCCTTCGCCGAGCGCATCGGAACCCCGCTGGCGACGCTGCGCGACTGGGAACAAGGACGCTTTGAGCCGCCGGGCGCGGTGTTGTGCCTGTTGCGCCTGATCGTCAAACATCCCGAGTTGTCTCAGGAATTGAGCGAAGCTTGAGATTCGCCGAACGGGAATCCGGCGTACACCGGCGTACACTTGTCCGCTCGCAGAACAAGAGCCAACACCGCTATGGGAAAGCCACGATGGCCGAGTATGCTTCCGGCAGCGAAACGCCCACCCCGTCGCTCACCTACTTCCTCTCGCACAGCAGCGGCGACGACGCCATCGTCCGCCAGATGCGCATCGCGCCCGCCGAGCTGGACACGTCCCTGACGATCGAATCGCGCGCCTTCCACGGCGGCGACCCGCTCGAATCAACGATCCGCGACGCGATAGCCAGCTCGTCCGGCGTTCTCGTCCTCGTCTCGCCGCGCGCCCATCAAGCCAGTTGGGTCGGCAAGGAACTGAAGCACGCGCTCGCCGTGCAGCGGCAGCGCGGCGGCGCCGACGCGTTCCCGGTCGTCCCGCTGCTCCTCGACGGCACGCCGCTCGGCGCGTTCGAGGCCTTGTTCGACGAAGCGCCGATCCACGTCACCATCGCCAGCACCGCGCCCGACGCCGCGCCGCACGCCCTCCTCGTCGCCTTGCGCCGGCGGCTGCCGATCGACGCCGCGCCGCAACCGCAACCGCCGGCCGAAGCGGTCGAAGAACTGCTGCTCAAACTCAGCGACCCGCGCGTCGTGACGCACGCCGTCGGCCGGCGGCGCGCGTGCGCGCGGGCGCGGCTGCTGCATGTCCCGGCGACGCCGGGGCAGCGCGAAGTGCACAGCGCCCGCTTCGCGCTCGAAGCACCGCTCGGCGTCATCGAAGCCGACGAGCTGCGCTGGTACCTCGAAGACTACGCTCTCTGGCCGAGCCCGCTGCTCGCCGAGCGCGCGCAGCGAATCGAAGAACAACTCGCCGCCTGGGGATGGTCACTCTACGGCGCCGCCCTGCCAATGTTGCCGACCGCCGAAGTGCTCAAGTCCTGGGCCGCGCTCGGTGGCTCGTGCGGCACGGGCGGCTTGGGCAGTGCCGGCAAGAGGCGCCTCGCGCGCCGTTTCTCGGTCGAAGTCGACAGCGCCAGCGACGCCGGCACACCCGAAGAGCAAGTGCTGTTGGCCCGCGAAGCCGCAACGCTCCTGCTCGGCCTGCCGTGGGAACTCCTGCACGACGGCCGCGGCTACCTCTTCCAGGGTGGAGAGCCGGTGCGCGTGCGCCGCCGGCTGCCGAGCGAACAGCCGGTGCCGGTCGCCGTCCTCGCCACCCCGATTCGCGTTCTGCTCGCCAGCCCGCGGCCGGAAGACGACGCGTGTTCCTACATCGACCACCGCGCCAGCGCCGGGCCGCTGGTCGACGCGATGGAAGCGCTCGCCGGCCAGGTCGAAGTGCATCTCTTGACCCCGCCGACGCTGCCCGCCTTGCGCGACGAACTCGATCGCGCCAAGCGCGCCGGCCAGCCGTACCACGTCCTGCACTTCGACGGCCACGGCGTCTACGACCGGCACGCCGGCCTCGGCGCGCTCTGCTTCGAAGACCCGGAAGACGTACGCCCGCGCGGCCGGCGCCGGCACACCAACGTCCCCTCGCCCGAACTCGGCGCGCTCCTGCGCGAATACGGCATTGCGCTCGTCTTCCTCGAAGCGTGCCAGAGCGCGCAGGCCGAAAGCGCCAACGAATCGGTCGCCAGCGCCCTGCTCAAGACCGGCGTCGGCTGGGTGGTCGCCATGAGCCACAGCGTCCTCGTCGAAACGTCGCGGCGCTTCGTCGAATCCTTCTACCGCGCCTTGAGCCAGGGCCAACGCGTCGGTTCCGCGATGCTCGCCGGCCAGCGCGAACTGCAGGACAACCCGGTGCGCGGCCGCGTCTTCGGCGTCGGCGAATTCCGCCTGCAGGACTGGTTCGTCCCCGTCCTCTACCAGGACCGCGACGACCCGCCGCTCTTCCAGGAAATGCCCAGCCCGCAGACGAGCGAAGACTGGCGTGCGCGCCTCAGGAAGCGCCTCGGCAAGCTGCCGGAGCCGCCGGCGCACGGCTTCGTCGGTCGCAGCCGCGAACTCCTCGCGTTCGAACGCCTGCTCGCCGGCGAACGCTACGCCGTCGTTCGCGGCCAGGGTGGCGAAGGCAAGACCGCGCTGGCCAGCGAGTTCGCGCGCTGGCGCGTGCGCGCGCGGCAAGTCGCGTGCGCCACCTTCGTTTCGCTCGAAACGCACGGACACGCGCCCGCCGTGCTCGACGCCCTGGGTCGCCAACTGCTCGGCCAAGGCTACAGCGTCGCCGCGCATGCGTCGTTCGACGCGGCGCTGGCCGAGGTCGAGCGTCCACTGCGCGAGCAGCCGACGCTGCTCGTACTCGACAACCTCGAGAGCGTGCTGGCGCCGCCGTTCGCGCTCGACCGAGGAAACGGGTCACACGGCGCCACCGCCGAAGATGGCGCCAGCACGCCCAGCGACGCCGGCGAGGACAGCGCGCTCGCCTCCGACGAACGCGAGCGCGCCGACGAGATCCTGCGTCTCGCTGCGCGGCTGCTCGCCTGCGGCGAGACGCGCGTCGTCTTCACCAGCCGCGAAGCGCTGCCGGTGCCGTTCGCCGGCGCAACGCAGTGCCTCGAGCTCGAACGGCTCAGCCGCGCCGACGCCGTGCAGCTGGTCGAACGCGCGCTCGGCCTCGACGCCGCTGGCATGGGCCACGCCGCCGAGGCGCAGCGCGCCGAGATCGAGTCGCTGGTCGACGCCGTGCATGGGCACGCGCGCACGCTCGCGCTGCTCGCGCCGGCGCTGCGCGAACGCGGGCCGGCGGCGACGCAAGCCGCGCTGGTCGAATTGATCGAAGCGATGGAGCGGCGCTTCCCAGGGCAGCGCGAGCATTCGCTGCTGGCCAGCGCCGAGCTGTCGCTGCGCCGGCTGCCGCCGGGGTTGCGCGAACGCGCGCCGGTGCTCGGCGTTTTCCACGGCGCCGTCGATCTCGATATGCTGCGGCACATGACCGGCTGGGAGGCGGCCGAGGTGCAGGCGCTCGGCCAGGCGCTGGTCGCCACCGGGCTGGCGAGAGGCGAAGCCTACAACCATCTGAGCCTCAACCCGGCGCTGTGCCCGTATCTCGCAGCGCAACTGGTGCCGGCGGCGCGCGCGGCGCTGGCCGAGCAGTGGACCGAGGCGATGCGGCAGTATGCCGAGTTCCTGCGCCGCGAGCAGTCGAAGAACAGCGAAATGGCCGCCGCGCTGACGCTAATGGAACTGCCGAACCTGATGGCGCTGCTCGAGCGCGTCGAGCACGCCGGCGATCCCGAAGCGACGATCGACCTGACGACGACGCTGCACACGCTGCTGCAATACCTGAACCGGCCGCGGCTGCTGGCGCGCGTCGCGCAGGCGCGCGACGCCGCGAGCCGCTCGCTCGGCGAGGCGGCCTGGGGCCAAGCACAGTTCCGGGCCGAAGCCATGCGCGTCGAGCAACTCCTCGCCGCCGGCCGCGTCGGCGAAGCGCTGACGGCGGCGCAACGGCTGCACGAGCGCGCGCAGGCGGCCGGCGAGGCGGTGTACGCCGACGCCGACTACGACCTGGCGACGGCGTTCATCCTCCTCGGGCGAATGCTGTTCCGGGCTGGGCAGGCCGGCGCCGCGTTGCCGCTGCTCGCAGATGCGCAGCGGCGCTTCACTACGGTCGAAGCGCGTGCACCCGGCTGCGGCGCAGCGCACATGGTGACGCGTTGCATCGGCGAGCGGGCGGACTGCCTTCGAGACCTTGGTCGCCTCGACGAAGCCGTGCAGGCGTACGAACAGGCGATTGCCTTAGCCGAGCAGCGCCACAACGAACGCGAGGTCGCGGTTGGCAAGGGCCAGTTGGGCACCGTCCGCCTACTGCAACGCCGCTTCCCGGAAGCGCTCGCCGCGCATACCGAAGCGCGCGAGCGCTTCGCGGCGCTCGGCGAAGCGGCGTCGGTGGCCGTCGCCTGGCACCAGATCGGCTTGGTCCACCACTACGCCGGCAACGGCGAAGCCGCGGAAGACGCGTATCGCGAAGCGCTGGCGATCGAGGTGCTATGCAACAACGTGGCCGGGCAGGCGGGAACCTTGACCCAGTTGGGCCTTCTCTACGCCGACGTTCTCGGCCGCCCCGGACGCCGTCACGCACTATCGCCAGGCGGCCGAGAGCGACGTCGCGTTGCGCAACGTAGCCAACGAAGGCCGCGTGCGCAACAACCTCGCCAGCACGCTGCGCCGCCTCGGCCGTCGGCAGGAAGCGCGCCGAGAGATCGAACGCGCGATCGCGTGTATGCACGGGCTCGGCCACGCCGCCATGCCGTGGATAGCCTGGGCCATCCTCGCCAAGATCGAGAACGACGACGGCCGTGCCAGCGAAGCGCGCCAGGCGAGCCGGCAGGCGCGCGAGGCCTTCCTCGCCTGGCGCCGCGACGGCGGCGAGAACCACACGCCCGGCGCGCGCCTGGCGGCCGAAATCGCCGGCCTGCTGCTCGCCGGCGACCGCGGCAGCGCCGCCGCGGGGCTCGCGCAACTGGCCAGCGCCGCGCGGCGCTCGCCGAGACGCCCGGACTGAACTACGACGATGCCGCCGAAATCCTGCTGCTCCTCGACCGCCTGACCGCCGCTGGGCGCTGACACCGCGGCGCCGCGAGCCTGGCGATTCGCTCATCGGCCTCGGCGGCGGCCTGTCGTTCTCCAGCGCTTTCCTTGCTACAGCGCTCCTGCCTGCTCGATCGATCGCCGACCACCGGGATTCGACGCAGACCCTTCAGCGAGCTGGTCAGCGATCGGCGCCGGCTGTCCGATGGCCTGATCGAAGTGCGCTTCGTCGACACGGCGGGCTGCATTTTCGCCGTGCCGTCGCCAACTCGCCGTCCGGGCGCCAATATCGCCGACCGGGTCCATTTCAGTTATCGATACCGAAAGCCGGCACATCCGGGCGCTGGAGGGGGCGAGGCGGTGAAGATCGTCGCCCTGACCGCCTCGGCACCCAGGTCTGGCCGCTACGCCGGACCGGCGGTATCCGCTTGCTGATGAATGTACTTCCTGGCGGTGCGTCTATCCAAACCGGTGCGCCGTGCCACTTCTTCATAGGTGCCCAGGCGCTTGTAGAGCAGCTGACAATAGCCGGCAAGCAAGGCGCTGGCTCCGAGCCGGCCGTCGTCGATCGCTTGCAGCAAGGCGTCGCTGCTCGCTCCGGCTGACGCCTCGATGGCGGCATCATAACGTCCGGTGAGCAGGATGCGACGCACCGCCTGTTCGAGTTCGCGCACATTGCCCGGCCACGGATAATCGGCTGGCAGGCAGCCGGCGAGCGCGTCAAGGACACGTCCGCCGACCGTTGCGTCGGCAACGCCGAGCATGCGCGTCACCAGCAGCCCGACCAGTCTCGCCAGCTCGTCCGGCGCCTCGGCGAGTCGTTGGCGCAGCGTTGGCAGCGTGATGGCATCCGAGCACAGGCGGTAGTAGAAGTCGTGACGAAATTCGCCGCGCGCGATCAGTTGATGTACGGGTCGATTGGTAGCGGCGATGACGCGTCCGGCAAAGCGCTGTGTCTGGTGGCTGCCGATGGGCGTGAAACTTCGCTCCTGCAATACCTGCAGGAGCTTGATCTGAATCGGGATGCTGACCTCGCCGATTTCGTCGAGAAGCAGCGTGCCGTGCGCGCTCGAGCGCGCGAGAACGCCGTCGTGGTGTTCGATGGCGCCGGTGAAGGCACCCTTGCGATGGCCGAACAGCTCGGACTCGATCAGGGTCTCCGGGAACTGTGACAGATTGATGGCGATGAAACTGTCGGCGAAGTTGGCGGCGAAACGCCGCTGCTGCCACAGGTAGGGGATGTGCCCCGAGCGGCCGATCGCCGCCGCCGCCTGACCCTTGCCGGTTCCTGTTTCCCCCAGCAGCAGGGTCGAGAAATCTTCCATCCGTTTCCACAGATGGGTGTCGAACAACTGCATGTCATGGGTGAAGACGTTGTTCCAGAGAGCCCGCCGCAGGCTTTTCATCGATGGACTCTCGCCCACGAGTCCGGCCTCGATGAAGTAGTACGCCCGCCGCAACTGGTGAAAGAGGGCGAAATAACGGGCCGCTTCTTCGTCG contains:
- a CDS encoding pyridoxamine 5'-phosphate oxidase family protein, yielding MNAATASPWHRGERELQQSVGVAERMEAFGRQVIRDFMPEQHRTFYRQLPFLVIAAVDTAGDPWATLVEGRTGLARSPDARHLQINALPGPGDPARGALMPGDGIGVLGIELQTRRRNRVNGRVVARDDRRLTLQVEHAFGNCPQYIQARSVTFSGDPAEPFSSSAEILSTLDAEATAMIRAADTFFVASYVDPEGVEGRRQVDASHRGGKAGFVRIDGDVLTIPDFAGNLHFNTLGNLRVNPRAGLLFIDFANGDLLQLTGRTELLLAGDEVSSFQGAERLWRLHVHKAVRHRGVLKLRWRPGEVSPNSLLTGSWEEALARQQAQALRNQWRRFRIARITNESSTIKSFHLEATDGAGLPLFKAGQHLPVRLALAVGAAPVIRTYTLSAAPSDGYYRISVKREGRVSQFLHEHTAIGDEIEARAPLGNFVVDPHELRPLVLLSAGVGITPMLAMLREVVYEGVRTRRVRRTFFVHASRTLAERAFDGELQELIARADGAVEALRILSQPEPTAVLGDDYDLQGRIDLPFLKAILPFDDFDFYLCGPAAFAQDLYDGLRAMRIADERIHVEQFGPSSLRRRELDTVTESRLPTLPVAEASVAVVFAQSAKEARWQPGGGSLLELAEARGLTPEFSCRGGSCGTCKTRLLAGQVSYTSPPAVALATDEILICCSVPAAGAGNVEGLVLDL
- a CDS encoding DNA-binding protein gives rise to the protein MRTVIETPTFQKQAAKLWSEDERLAFIDWIAANPLAGDVIPGAEGARKVRWSRAGSGKSGGARVIYFNLSAREVVLLVAAYGKAERSNMLPVEIDKVV
- a CDS encoding CHAT domain-containing protein, with amino-acid sequence MAEYASGSETPTPSLTYFLSHSSGDDAIVRQMRIAPAELDTSLTIESRAFHGGDPLESTIRDAIASSSGVLVLVSPRAHQASWVGKELKHALAVQRQRGGADAFPVVPLLLDGTPLGAFEALFDEAPIHVTIASTAPDAAPHALLVALRRRLPIDAAPQPQPPAEAVEELLLKLSDPRVVTHAVGRRRACARARLLHVPATPGQREVHSARFALEAPLGVIEADELRWYLEDYALWPSPLLAERAQRIEEQLAAWGWSLYGAALPMLPTAEVLKSWAALGGSCGTGGLGSAGKRRLARRFSVEVDSASDAGTPEEQVLLAREAATLLLGLPWELLHDGRGYLFQGGEPVRVRRRLPSEQPVPVAVLATPIRVLLASPRPEDDACSYIDHRASAGPLVDAMEALAGQVEVHLLTPPTLPALRDELDRAKRAGQPYHVLHFDGHGVYDRHAGLGALCFEDPEDVRPRGRRRHTNVPSPELGALLREYGIALVFLEACQSAQAESANESVASALLKTGVGWVVAMSHSVLVETSRRFVESFYRALSQGQRVGSAMLAGQRELQDNPVRGRVFGVGEFRLQDWFVPVLYQDRDDPPLFQEMPSPQTSEDWRARLRKRLGKLPEPPAHGFVGRSRELLAFERLLAGERYAVVRGQGGEGKTALASEFARWRVRARQVACATFVSLETHGHAPAVLDALGRQLLGQGYSVAAHASFDAALAEVERPLREQPTLLVLDNLESVLAPPFALDRGNGSHGATAEDGASTPSDAGEDSALASDERERADEILRLAARLLACGETRVVFTSREALPVPFAGATQCLELERLSRADAVQLVERALGLDAAGMGHAAEAQRAEIESLVDAVHGHARTLALLAPALRERGPAATQAALVELIEAMERRFPGQREHSLLASAELSLRRLPPGLRERAPVLGVFHGAVDLDMLRHMTGWEAAEVQALGQALVATGLARGEAYNHLSLNPALCPYLAAQLVPAARAALAEQWTEAMRQYAEFLRREQSKNSEMAAALTLMELPNLMALLERVEHAGDPEATIDLTTTLHTLLQYLNRPRLLARVAQARDAASRSLGEAAWGQAQFRAEAMRVEQLLAAGRVGEALTAAQRLHERAQAAGEAVYADADYDLATAFILLGRMLFRAGQAGAALPLLADAQRRFTTVEARAPGCGAAHMVTRCIGERADCLRDLGRLDEAVQAYEQAIALAEQRHNEREVAVGKGQLGTVRLLQRRFPEALAAHTEARERFAALGEAASVAVAWHQIGLVHHYAGNGEAAEDAYREALAIEVLCNNVAGQAGTLTQLGLLYADVLGRPGRRHALSPGGRERRRVAQRSQRRPRAQQPRQHAAPPRPSAGSAPRDRTRDRVYARARPRRHAVDSLGHPRQDRERRRPCQRSAPGEPAGARGLPRLAPRRRREPHARRAPGGRNRRPAARRRPRQRRRGARATGQRRAALAETPGLNYDDAAEILLLLDRLTAAGR
- a CDS encoding helix-turn-helix domain-containing protein, with the protein product MDIEKVATAIEADAGEALPDLRQALAEARDGMGRVTTPEQILVREARKQSGLTQAAFAERIGTPLATLRDWEQGRFEPPGAVLCLLRLIVKHPELSQELSEA
- a CDS encoding sigma-54-dependent Fis family transcriptional regulator; translation: MAASQMLSARDRDFFLRIGKIVFANPFSEIRAQQVREVAGDFMRPGMADAEALMTVINRRLQALDAQGTFALSDLTAEDAHCAKPVFLFDVYHRHLAGLDALIERQASQRETRVDATLADRLLGELVRRGFSDEEAARYFALFHQLRRAYYFIEAGLVGESPSMKSLRRALWNNVFTHDMQLFDTHLWKRMEDFSTLLLGETGTGKGQAAAAIGRSGHIPYLWQQRRFAANFADSFIAINLSQFPETLIESELFGHRKGAFTGAIEHHDGVLARSSAHGTLLLDEIGEVSIPIQIKLLQVLQERSFTPIGSHQTQRFAGRVIAATNRPVHQLIARGEFRHDFYYRLCSDAITLPTLRQRLAEAPDELARLVGLLVTRMLGVADATVGGRVLDALAGCLPADYPWPGNVRELEQAVRRILLTGRYDAAIEASAGASSDALLQAIDDGRLGASALLAGYCQLLYKRLGTYEEVARRTGLDRRTARKYIHQQADTAGPA
- a CDS encoding dihydrolipoyl dehydrogenase, producing MNTREVDVAIIGAGTAGMSAYRAALAHTRSVVVIEGGPYGTTCARVGCMPSKLLIAAAEAAHAARHADAFGVAVDSLRIDGAAVMRRVRDERDRFVGFVTEAVEHWPPEHRLRGHARFVDSHTLQLGEHTRVKARRIVIATGSHPNVPTHWREAAGDRLIVNDDVFAWQSLPQSVAVLGSGVIALELAQALHRLGVRVCLYGRSARVGPLTDPILQAETRKVFAQELSMRLGASDLHLRRVGNEVAVRVGDEDAAAEQRYEWILAASGRPPNLQALDLPQSGLPLDARGVPLFDPGTGQVADSHVFIAGDATHEREILHEAADEGRIAGDNAGRFPDVRVRPRRAPLSVVFSDPQIMLAGQSHAQLLRSGVDFAVGEVSFEDQGRSRVMLKNRGALHLYAERSSGRLLGAEMLGPAAEHLGHLLAWSVQRGDSVQAMLDSPFYHPVIEEGLRTALRGLQRALRMGPPPVERCLDCGPGA